A genomic region of Amblyomma americanum isolate KBUSLIRL-KWMA unplaced genomic scaffold, ASM5285725v1 scaffold_75, whole genome shotgun sequence contains the following coding sequences:
- the LOC144112375 gene encoding uncharacterized protein LOC144112375 gives METETDLSMQNISHLIEENGRLKQRLASLEEECSAAKQKAGELENKHTNHAIITKEVVMQSAKTVKFYTGFVSTAMFTAFLQFVLSAWKPSCATWLDAETQLIMVLMRLRLGLLTQDLSCRFGISNATVSSIFHAWLDVLAANMTKLIIWPSRQTLQANRPAAFQDPFFDGVTGIIDCTEVFIQRPILMTARSQTYSHYKHHNTVKILVVISPSGAITFVSKAWGGRTPDKEITLRSGLLDKVKEGDVFLVDRGFRCGEMFAARGATHLMPSLTKNRAQLPGAEVTTSRKVSSVRIHVERAIQRLKVFRILQTVLPLNFVKRTGDKNLATIDKVVVVCSALVNLHTPIIKNSQRRSAS, from the coding sequence ATGGAAACAGAAACTGATCTCAGCATGCAGAATATATCCCATCTTATTGAAGAGAATGGCAGGCTTAAGCAGCGTTTGGCCTCTCTGGAGGAAGAGTGTTCAGCAGCTAAGCAAAAGGCTGgtgaacttgaaaacaagcataCAAACCATGCTATTATAACCAAAGAAGTGGTAATGCAGTCAGCCAAAACAGTAAAGTTTTACACAGGGTTTGTATCTACAGCCATGTTCACTGCTTTCCTGCAGTTTGTGCTGTCAGCATGGAAGCCGTCATGTGCCACATGGCTTGATGCAGAAACACAACTCATCATGGTACTCATGAGACTTCGTTTGGGTCTCCTTACCCAAGATTTGTCATGCAGATTTGGCATCTCAAATGCCACTGTCAGTTCAATTTTTCATGCATGGCTTGATGTTCTTGCTGCAAACATGACAAAGTTGATAATCTGGCCTTCCCGACAGACACTTCAAGCTAATCGGCCAGCGGCGTTTCAGGACCCTTTTTTTGATGGTGTAACTGGCATCATTGATTGTACTGAAGTATTCATACAAAGGCCGATATTAATGACAGCAAGGAGCCAGACATATTCTCATTACAAACACCATAATACAGTAAAAATACTAGTTGTAATATCACCTTCAGGAGCAATAACTTTCGTATCAAAAGCATGGGGAGGCAGGACGCCTGACAAGGAGATTACTCTACGCAGTGGTCTCCTAGACAAGGTCAAGGAAGGGGATGTTTTTCTTGTTGACCGAGGATTTAGATGCGGTGAGATGTTTGCTGCACGAGGTGCAACACATCTCATGCCATCACTGACTAAGAATCGTGCCCAGCTACCTGGTGCTGAGGTCACAACGTCTAGGAAAGTCTCTAGCGTGCGCATCCATGTTGAAAGGgccatacaaagattgaaagtttTCAGAATTTTGCAGACTGTGCTGCCTTTGAATTTCGTGAAGAGGACTGGCGACAAGAACCTCGCAACCATAGATAAAGTGGTGGTGGTGTGCTCTGCTTTAGTTAATCTGCACACCCCTATCATTAAGAATTCTCAGCGCAGAAGTGCTTCATAA